The DNA sequence GGTCGAGATCCTCGAGAAGGCCAAGTAAGCCCCCGGGCCTACTTGGAACCCAAGGAGTAACAAGTGATTCAGCAGGAATCCCGCCTCAAGGTCGCCGACAACACCGGCGCGAAGGAGCTGCTCACCATCCGCGTGCTCGGCGGCTCGAAGCGCCGTTACGCGGGCCTCGGTGACACGATCGTCGCCACGGTCAAGGACGCGATCCCGGGCGGCAACGTCAAGAAGGGCGATGTGGTCAAGGCCGTCATCGTCCGCACCAAGAAGGAGACGCGCCGTCCCGACGGCTCGTACATCAAGTTCGACGAGAACGCCGCCGTGATCCTGAAGAACGACGGGGAGCCCCGCGGCACCCGCATCTTCGGACCCGTCGGTCGCGAGCTTCGTGACAAGAAGTTCATGAAGATCGTCTCGCTGGCGCCGGAGGTCATTTAAGTCATGGCGAAGATCAAGAAGGGCGACCTGGTTCAGGTCACCTCGGGCGCCAAGCCCGAGCGCGGCGGAGACCGCGGCAAGCAGGGCAAGGTCCTCGAGGTCCTGGCCGAGCAGAACCGCGTCATCGTCGAGGGCGTCAACTACGCCACCCGCCACAACCGCGTG is a window from the Microbacterium lacus genome containing:
- the rplN gene encoding 50S ribosomal protein L14, which translates into the protein MIQQESRLKVADNTGAKELLTIRVLGGSKRRYAGLGDTIVATVKDAIPGGNVKKGDVVKAVIVRTKKETRRPDGSYIKFDENAAVILKNDGEPRGTRIFGPVGRELRDKKFMKIVSLAPEVI